One genomic segment of Drosophila melanogaster chromosome 3L includes these proteins:
- the CG13022 gene encoding uncharacterized protein, translating to MLVLFIASLIVSCAQGAQVYMQFNGQGYSYNTDGDRLDRSVVKPSFGASSLDSFGPLNFVHQSLRTRQNPLSRISYNTQDNLAVATSSLSAGYQLASTNHLKHRQSQQNFDFSTDQMSHAQHTDEAGNVLGKYSYYDEAGYHELSYKAGAGIGFVVMGGNLAKATTAAEPHSEIEIGNGIQTNALTSLQELHKYRGYT from the coding sequence ATGTTGGTGCTTTTCATTGCTTCGCTGATAGTTTCCTGTGCTCAAGGAGCGCAAGTGTATATGCAGTTCAATGGACAAGGATACTCCTACAACACGGATGGCGATAGATTGGATAGGAGTGTCGTTAAGCCTAGTTTTGGGGCATCTTCTCTGGATTCCTTTGGTCCGCTGAACTTTGTGCATCAATCTCTGAGGACAAGACAGAATCCACTTTCCCGGATTTCCTACAATACACAGGATAACCTAGCAGTGGCAACATCTTCGCTGAGTGCGGGCTACCAATTAGCATCGACCAACCACCTGAAGCACCGGCAAAGCCAGCAAAACTTTGATTTCAGCACCGACCAGATGTCGCATGCCCAGCACACCGATGAGGCGGGAAATGTTTTGGGCAAGTACTCCTACTACGATGAGGCTGGCTACCATGAGCTGAGCTACAAGGCGGGCGCCGGCATCGGATTCGTGGTCATGGGTGGCAATTTGGCCAAGGCCACCACCGCCGCTGAACCGCACTCggaaatcgaaatcggaaaCGGAATCCAAACAAATGCCTTGACTAGCCTGCAAGAGTTGCATAAATATCGTGGCTACacgtaa
- the Cpr73D gene encoding cuticular protein 73D, isoform B, which yields MWHLHRHANSLLLLCAVLGYFSDPARAEIEYNTISEDGSFQFRHANDDIGGYYHSASGTPDNTVRGRYGSRSPASGQIEETVYTAGPRGFRVNGPKIHRKMDLAQYPVLPRGSPDDPLADPFDDPSYSFSFRTPDQSRSEENDSGNRIRGLYSYLDDVGERHSVRYAAGAGTGFEISNAVPDSPSVVAYSSPLYTSHPKARGKMSVQRGPAGSYKLIASGSDHRRAESRAPDGLVRGTYSFLDDKGVQRTVEYIAGAGIGYRVVQNRIGPGTHNNPSVADFRLTDPDFRLANDFGRGAGGGLGPKGGGGGSGGGSVSVGASGPSGGAGGAGRGRTPSRPGGKDYLKPADGARDRNRGDGDAGAADENLGHHADDQGDDIGLGSSSSGSTNFNGKEDRRGFPAGSPQRGSTRYDAGGDSSQRGGSGSSTRNNVSGSRNRNRFGGVGGVSVSSERGAGRGGAAGGGSSRRGGGAGASREGDSGLGYLPPTGGSGTSAMSGPGDNYHLNDDDVGSSLPPLVTANHRILEIDRDREWVQRHRDSTVIKNVGKWYVGLPPGQSVRAHVQNIDIIPLGGRIGLSPSEALRQDEIAELNASREH from the exons ATGTGGCATCTGCATCGGCACGCGAATTCCCTTTTGCTTCTCTGCGCAGTTTTAGGATACTTTTCGGATCCTGCGAGAGCCGAAATCGAGTACAATACCATCAGCGAGGATGGATCTTTTCAGTTTCG ACATGCAAATGATGACATTGGCGGCTACTATCACAGCGCCTCGGGCACTCCGGACAACACGGTGCGAGGTCGCTACGGTTCGCGGAGTCCGGCGAGCGGGCAGATCGAGGAGACGGTCTACACAGCCGGACCACGTGG ATTTCGCGTGAACGGACCGAAAATCCATCGGAAAATGGACCTGGCTCAGTATCCGGTACTGCCGCGGGGAAGTCCGGACGATCCGCTGGCCGATCCCTTCGACGATCCATCCTACAGCTTTAGTTTTCGCACTCCGGATCAGTCGCGCAGCGAGGAGAATGATTCCGGGAATAGGATAAGAG GTCTGTACTCCTATTTGGACGACGTGGGCGAGCGGCACAGTGTTCGTTATGCAGCTGGAGCCGGAACCGGATTCGAGATCTCCAACGCTGTGCCGGACAGCCCATCTGTTGTGGCGTACTCCAGTCCTCTGTACACGTCCCATCCCAAAGCACGCGGCAAGATGTCTGTGCAAAGGGGGCCGGCTGGAAGCTATAAGCTGATCGCCTCAGGTTCGGATCACCGACGGGCAGAAAGTCGAGCACCCGATGGCCTGGTGCGAGGAACCTACTCCTTCCTGGACGACAAGGGCGTGCAGCGGACAGTGGAGTATATAGCTGGAGCAGGAATTGGCTACCGGGTGGTGCAAAATCGGATTGGTCCTGGAACCCATAACAATCCCTCTGTGGCTGATTTTCGTTTGACAGATCCAGATTTCCGACTGGCTAATGATTTTGGCAGGGGTGCTGGTGGTGGCTTAGGTCCGAAgggaggtggtggtggatcAGGTGGGGGAAGTGTTTCGGTAGGAGCTTCGGGGCCAAGTGGTGGTGCAGGTGGAGCGGGAAGGGGCCGTACTCCAAGCAGACCCGGAGGCAAAGATTACCTAAAGCCGGCTGATGGAGCAAGAGATAGGAATCGTGGAGATGGTGATGCTGGGGCAGCTGATGAAAATCTGGGACACCATGCTGATGACCAAGGGGATGACATTGGGCTTGGCAGCAGCTCCTCTGGTTCCACCAACTTTAATGGCAAAGAAGACAGAAGAGGGTTCCCTGCGGGTAGTCCGCAACGGGGCAGTACTAGATACGATGCCGGAGGTGACAGCTCTCAGAGAGGTGGTTCAGGTAGCTCCACGAGAAACAATGTTAGTGGGTCCCGAAACAGAAACCGATTCGGCGGCGTTGGTGGAGTAAGTGTCTCCTCTGAGCGGGGAGCAGGAAGGGGAGGTGCTGCCGGTGGTGGAAGCAGTCGTCGAGGAGGTGGAGCTGGAGCCTCCAGGGAAGGCGACTCCGGCCTGGGCTACCTGCCGCCCACAGGTGGATCGGGCACCAGTGCCATGAGCGGACCCGGGGACAATTACCACCTCAACGATGACGATGTGGGCAGTTCACTGCCTCCTCTGGTCACCGCCAACCACCGAATTCTAGAGATCGACAGGGATCGGGAGTGGGTGCAGCGACACCGCGACTCCACCGTCATCAAGAACGTGGGTAAATGGTACGTGGGCCTGCCGCCTGGTCAAAGTGTGCGTGCCCATGTCCAGAACATCGACATAATACCCTTGGGCGGAAGGATCGGACTTTCGCCGTCGGAGGCACTGCGTCAGGATGAGATCGCCGAGCTGAATGCCTCAAGGGAGCACTAA
- the Cpr73D gene encoding cuticular protein 73D, isoform C, with protein sequence MDLAQYPVLPRGSPDDPLADPFDDPSYSFSFRTPDQSRSEENDSGNRIRGLYSYLDDVGERHSVRYAAGAGTGFEISNAVPDSPSVVAYSSPLYTSHPKARGKMSVQRGPAGSYKLIASGSDHRRAESRAPDGLVRGTYSFLDDKGVQRTVEYIAGAGIGYRVVQNRIGPGTHNNPSVADFRLTDPDFRLANDFGRGAGGGLGPKGGGGGSGGGSVSVGASGPSGGAGGAGRGRTPSRPGGKDYLKPADGARDRNRGDGDAGAADENLGHHADDQGDDIGLGSSSSGSTNFNGKEDRRGFPAGSPQRGSTRYDAGGDSSQRGGSGSSTRNNVSGSRNRNRFGGVGGVSVSSERGAGRGGAAGGGSSRRGGGAGASREGDSGLGYLPPTGGSGTSAMSGPGDNYHLNDDDVGSSLPPLVTANHRILEIDRDREWVQRHRDSTVIKNVGKWYVGLPPGQSVRAHVQNIDIIPLGGRIGLSPSEALRQDEIAELNASREH encoded by the exons ATGGACCTGGCTCAGTATCCGGTACTGCCGCGGGGAAGTCCGGACGATCCGCTGGCCGATCCCTTCGACGATCCATCCTACAGCTTTAGTTTTCGCACTCCGGATCAGTCGCGCAGCGAGGAGAATGATTCCGGGAATAGGATAAGAG GTCTGTACTCCTATTTGGACGACGTGGGCGAGCGGCACAGTGTTCGTTATGCAGCTGGAGCCGGAACCGGATTCGAGATCTCCAACGCTGTGCCGGACAGCCCATCTGTTGTGGCGTACTCCAGTCCTCTGTACACGTCCCATCCCAAAGCACGCGGCAAGATGTCTGTGCAAAGGGGGCCGGCTGGAAGCTATAAGCTGATCGCCTCAGGTTCGGATCACCGACGGGCAGAAAGTCGAGCACCCGATGGCCTGGTGCGAGGAACCTACTCCTTCCTGGACGACAAGGGCGTGCAGCGGACAGTGGAGTATATAGCTGGAGCAGGAATTGGCTACCGGGTGGTGCAAAATCGGATTGGTCCTGGAACCCATAACAATCCCTCTGTGGCTGATTTTCGTTTGACAGATCCAGATTTCCGACTGGCTAATGATTTTGGCAGGGGTGCTGGTGGTGGCTTAGGTCCGAAgggaggtggtggtggatcAGGTGGGGGAAGTGTTTCGGTAGGAGCTTCGGGGCCAAGTGGTGGTGCAGGTGGAGCGGGAAGGGGCCGTACTCCAAGCAGACCCGGAGGCAAAGATTACCTAAAGCCGGCTGATGGAGCAAGAGATAGGAATCGTGGAGATGGTGATGCTGGGGCAGCTGATGAAAATCTGGGACACCATGCTGATGACCAAGGGGATGACATTGGGCTTGGCAGCAGCTCCTCTGGTTCCACCAACTTTAATGGCAAAGAAGACAGAAGAGGGTTCCCTGCGGGTAGTCCGCAACGGGGCAGTACTAGATACGATGCCGGAGGTGACAGCTCTCAGAGAGGTGGTTCAGGTAGCTCCACGAGAAACAATGTTAGTGGGTCCCGAAACAGAAACCGATTCGGCGGCGTTGGTGGAGTAAGTGTCTCCTCTGAGCGGGGAGCAGGAAGGGGAGGTGCTGCCGGTGGTGGAAGCAGTCGTCGAGGAGGTGGAGCTGGAGCCTCCAGGGAAGGCGACTCCGGCCTGGGCTACCTGCCGCCCACAGGTGGATCGGGCACCAGTGCCATGAGCGGACCCGGGGACAATTACCACCTCAACGATGACGATGTGGGCAGTTCACTGCCTCCTCTGGTCACCGCCAACCACCGAATTCTAGAGATCGACAGGGATCGGGAGTGGGTGCAGCGACACCGCGACTCCACCGTCATCAAGAACGTGGGTAAATGGTACGTGGGCCTGCCGCCTGGTCAAAGTGTGCGTGCCCATGTCCAGAACATCGACATAATACCCTTGGGCGGAAGGATCGGACTTTCGCCGTCGGAGGCACTGCGTCAGGATGAGATCGCCGAGCTGAATGCCTCAAGGGAGCACTAA
- the Obp73a gene encoding Odorant-binding protein 73a, isoform B, with amino-acid sequence MRITQLLCISCMVITSIDAVEYLIRFETKKAKCLNPPRTARKVESVIRECQDEVRNKLVNEAYEILKEQVSQNQPPIDPNDDSIDFIWPSVPEAPSLDHSPNISQYEYIVYDEPEPQRHVARLMRNIRRLDVASSGIYHPTLVPLEDKRIAGCLLHCVYAKNNAIDQRGWPTLDGLVHFYSEGVHEHGFFMATLRSVNLCLRTMTARYGVNRKELPKKGESCDLAFDVCSHMNTNIFKDLQFWAPFISYVNESRAINYI; translated from the exons ATGAGGATTACACAACTTTTATGCATCTCGTGCATGGTTATCACATCGATCGACGCTGTGGAATATCTAATTCGCTTCGAGACGAAAAAGGCCAAGTGCTTGAATCCACCCAGAACGGCCAGGAAAGTCGAGTCGGTCATAAGGGAGTGCCAGGATGAGGTCCGCAACAAGTTGGTTAATG AGGCCTATGAGATACTCAAGGAGCAGGTGTCACAAAATCAGCCACCCATCGATCCGAACGATGACTCCATCGACTTCATTTGGCCTTCTGTGCCCGAGGCACCTTCCCTTGATCATTCCCCCAACATCAGCCAGTACGAGTACATAGTCTACGATGAACCCGAACCACAGCGCCACGTGGCCAGATTGATGAGGAATATCCGACGTTTGGATGTGGCCAGTTCGGGTATATATCATCCCACTCTGGTGCCTCTGGAAGACAAACGCATTGCGGGG TGCCTGCTGCACTGCGTCTATGCCAAAAACAACGCCATCGATCAGAGAGGCTGGCCCACCTTGGACGGACTGGTCCACTTCTACTCCGAAGGAGTGCACGAGCACGGATTCTTTATGGCCACCTTGCGGTCCGTAAACCTCTGCCTCCGGACAATGACCGCACGGTACGGTGTTAATCGCAAGGAGCTGCCCAAGAAAGGTGAAAGCTGCGATCTGGCGTTcgatgtctgttcacacatgaacacgaatatatttaaagacttacaattttgggctccgttcatatcttatgtaaatgaatcgagagcgataaattatatttag
- the Obp73a gene encoding Odorant-binding protein 73a, isoform C (unusual splice), with protein MRITQLLCISCMVITSIDAVEYLIRFETKKAKCLNPPRTARKVESVIRECQDEVRNKLVNEAYEILKEQVSQNQPPIDPNDDSIDFIWPSVPEAPSLDHSPNISQYEYIVYDEPEPQRHVARLMRNIRRLDVASSGIYHPTLVPLEDKRIAGCLLHCVYAKNNAIDQRGWPTLDGLVHFYSEGVHEHGFFMATLRSVNLCLRTMTARYGVNRKELPKKGESCDLAFDVFDCISDQITGYCLDQYSRY; from the exons ATGAGGATTACACAACTTTTATGCATCTCGTGCATGGTTATCACATCGATCGACGCTGTGGAATATCTAATTCGCTTCGAGACGAAAAAGGCCAAGTGCTTGAATCCACCCAGAACGGCCAGGAAAGTCGAGTCGGTCATAAGGGAGTGCCAGGATGAGGTCCGCAACAAGTTGGTTAATG AGGCCTATGAGATACTCAAGGAGCAGGTGTCACAAAATCAGCCACCCATCGATCCGAACGATGACTCCATCGACTTCATTTGGCCTTCTGTGCCCGAGGCACCTTCCCTTGATCATTCCCCCAACATCAGCCAGTACGAGTACATAGTCTACGATGAACCCGAACCACAGCGCCACGTGGCCAGATTGATGAGGAATATCCGACGTTTGGATGTGGCCAGTTCGGGTATATATCATCCCACTCTGGTGCCTCTGGAAGACAAACGCATTGCGGGG TGCCTGCTGCACTGCGTCTATGCCAAAAACAACGCCATCGATCAGAGAGGCTGGCCCACCTTGGACGGACTGGTCCACTTCTACTCCGAAGGAGTGCACGAGCACGGATTCTTTATGGCCACCTTGCGGTCCGTAAACCTCTGCCTCCGGACAATGACCGCACGGTACGGTGTTAATCGCAAGGAGCTGCCCAAGAAAGGTGAAAGCTGCGATCTGGCGTTcgat